Within the Maridesulfovibrio zosterae DSM 11974 genome, the region GAGCTTCCTGCAAAACATCAACTAAAGGTCCATTACCGGACAGAAATACGGCATGCTCACCTTCGTCAACATTATGCCGTTCATTTGCAATGTTAAGTCCGGCGAGAGTCTTGCCTGCACCAGGAACACCTGTAATGAAGCAAATAGATTTCCGCTTTTGAAGTTTAGAGTGCTCAATAATGTCTGAAATTGTATTTGAGGTAGAGGCAAGATTAATAGCACCAGAGTCTGATCTAGAAATTTCCGTTACGCTATGCCCTGTATAAAGAGCTTGTGCAGCTTCGATAATTGTAGGAGTAGGCCTATATACCGAATCTAACCATGCTTCAGAGTCTATTTGACCTATACATTCAACTTTTTTTGATATTTTAGATAAATATTCAGCAATGTTGTTCTTATTCGCCATAATAGGCTGATAAATAGCATCTGGATATTCTTTGAGAATAAACTGTTCTCGAGGTGCTTCTGTTGAAACAACGACCGGAACAATCACGCAATTATGGCTTTGCTCGTGAAAATTTTTCAAATCAACTGAATAGTCTAGTACCTGCTCTATTGCCGACTTCGTATACTTCTTATCGCCAACCTTGAATTCCAGCGCAAAAACGATCCCCTTATAGATAATGACTACATCTATACGTTTTCCCATCCTGGGAATTGCATATTCAAAAGCAATAGAAGCCCCAGAAAAATCTTTTAGCTCACGTTGAAGTATCTCTATCTGAGCTATCCAGGCATTTTTTTGTAAATCTTCTAATGAAAATGTATGGTTCTGAGTTAAATCACCAAGAATTGAAGACGGGGAATCAACAAGGAATTTATCAACTGGCGCAGAATAATAGGCTCTTTTCACAAAATGCTCCTAAATAATTATTATCGGCATCGAGTTAACTAATAGAGTTATTTTATGCAAGATTACAAACGCAAAAGTACCATCTACCCCTCACTCAACCGATAACTGGTACTCCGCCCGCCTCCGGGGTTCTGCACCAGTATTCCGCGTTCCTTCAGATCCTTGATGTCACGCAGGGCTGTATCTGTGGAGCACTTTGCCAGCTTGGCGTACTTTGAAGAGTTCATGTATCCCTTAAAGCTTTCATCAAGCATACGCTCAAGCACGGACCGCTGGCGGTCATTAATCGGCGACTGCTGGGAGATACGTTCCCACAGTTTGGCTTTATGGAGCACATGACTCAGCGTGGATTCGGCATTGATCAGTGCTTCTTTGAGGCAATCCAGAAACCACTCCAGCCATTTGGTGATTTCCGGTGTGCCGCGCTGCTGCCGTTCCAGATGGGAATAGTAATCCTTGCGCTTCATCTCAATCTGCGTGGACATGCTGTAATACCGCTCCGCCGCGCCATCAGCGCGAGCCAAAGCCATATCCGCTATGGTTCGCGCAATACGTCCGTTCCCATCTTCAAAGGGGTGAATGGTTACAAACCACAGGTGAGCTATTCCGGCACGGAGAACCGGATCAGTATCATCTTCGCTCTCGAACCATTCCAGAAATCGAGCCATCTCATCTTCAAGGCGACCAGCATTCGGTGCTTCAAAATGGACTTTCTCACGTCCCATTGGCCCGGAGATAACCTGCATGGCTCCAACTTCCGCAGGTCGCCAATCTGCAACGGTAATCCGTTTAATGCCACTGCGTCCGGTCGGGAAGAGTGCTGCGTGCCAGTCACAGAGCCGATCTTTGGTCAAAGGCTGCGCATATCGCTGTGTGGCATCGAGCATCATTTCAACTATGCCGTCCACATCACGCCCTGCCGGTTTCAGCCCGGCTATATCGATCCCCAGACGCTGGGCAATAGAGGAACGTACCTCCTCTGGATTGAGGAGTTCCCCTTCTATGGCTGATGAATGAACTATGTCATTAGTGAGAGTCTTCAGGCCCGCCTCATTTCTCAAATCAAAGCCCAGATTTCCAATCTTACCGAGCAGTACGCCCTGTCGATGGCGGACGTCTGCCAGCTTGGAAATGAGCTTTTCAGCGTTCCATGAGAAGTTCGGCCAGCCTTGGTGTTCGTGTAGGCGCATTGCTTTTGGCCTTGTTTGCGGTAAATGCTGGTGTTATTCGCCGCAGGTTTTGCGGTGATTGTAAGTTTTATTCAGCGCAAAGACAAGATGGAGTTATGAGCAAGTCGTAAATCTTGCAATTTATCCTGCTGTAGTAACAGTACCTCACTCAACCGATAACCGTTACTCCGCCTGTAATTATCGCAATTAGAAATGCGCATGCTGGTTGAATTCGCGGACCGGATTGATTTGGAAGGTATGTATGTAGTATTTCACCTTGCAGTCCTTGCGTATTCATGCAAGGTCATTTTTTGCGACGCATTAAATCGTAATGGCAAGACGACAAGGTTAATTAAGATTACTATATTAAAACTTACAGGAGTACGTACATGACAAAAGCATCTGCACGCCATCTTTTGGTTAGTGATGAACAGACCTGCCTGGACCTGAAAAAACAAATTCAGGACGGCGCAGACTTTAGTGAACTGGCAAAAAAACACTCCAGCTGTCCTTCCGGTCAGCGCGGTGGCGAACTCGGTGAGTTCCGCCCCGGCCAGATGGTCCCGGAATTTGATACCGTTGTGTTCAATGAAGCCGTTGGCGAAGTTCATGGTCCCGTAAAAACACAGTTCGGTTACCACCTGCTGATCACCGATAGCCGCGAAGACTAAACAACTCTTCACCGTATAATAAATAAAGCCCCGACTTAGTCGGGGCTTTATTTATTTTTTGAGTTACACACTCTCTTCAGCAAAAATATCCTCTATCAACTCACAGGACATCCCGGTCCCAGCAGCATCTACAGGATCAGGGTCGCTTTGATGGCGTTCCTGTCTTCAACCTCCGCAGGCCGCCACTCTGCAACGGTAACCGCGCTAGATGCCAAGCTTCACGCCGAATCAGAATTCGAGAAATATCGCATTGTTCAGGATAGGATTTTTGTTTCTGATTTTGATCGGTTGGTGGGTGATGTTGATAAATCATGATGTTCGTTTTCCCGTATTGCTTTTGCGGTGAATGATGTGGTTATTCGGCACACTCCATGCGGTAAATAAGAGCTTCTTTAAGGTAAAAGGACCACGCTTCACAGGTGAAGAACCCTCTAACCAGCAATTGACTACAATGTATACAATGCCTACATTTTATTAAAGGAGTTAACTATGAGCACCGTTACCGCACGAGTTTCAGATGAAACCGCATCAAGGCTTGATGCCCTTGCTAAGGCTACGAATCGCAACAAGCCCTTTCTTGTTGCCAACACGCTGGAGCGTTTTCTTGAAGAACAGGCATGGCAGATAGCCCAGACGGTTGAAAGTCTTGACCAAGCCGATAGAGGCGAATTCACTACAGCTTCCGAAGTGAAAAAAGCTTTCGGAAAGTGGGAATTAGAGGTTGAAGCTGACTAAAGTCAATTGGACAAAGAACGCAATCAAAGATCTTAATTCTATCCGCCGCTATCTAGCCGAGCAAGCCGACGTAGAACTAATGCAATCCGAGACAAAATGCATATGGGACGGCTGTCAGCGTTTAAAGAAAGGCCCTGAAAGCGGCCGCCCCGGCCGAGTTCCCAGAGGGTGTTAAAATAACGTTTCAAAAAGTAACCCTGTATTATCCTCACGATCATCCAAATCAAGCACGATTTCGTTGTCTTTAAAGTAGTTTTCTCTATTATAGTTGCGTGGAATGTCATCATCCAGCATAGTTAATATAAACTGACAATTAGAGTAAGCTGACAACTCTCGTATTTTTTTTATGTGCTTTTCCTTTAAAGAATCTCCCATAGTATCCCAGACTCCATCATGAGCAACAAACCTAATGTGGTTACGTGTATAATATTTCAAAATCAAAGCTATATCAAAAAAGATGGACAACATCTTTCTATATGAAGTTCCACGCTCAAGCATTACCTTGTCACCTTCTCCATCTTGAAATTCAAAGTCAAAATGCACATTTCCTTTATTGTTAACATTGTAGATCAATTTCACCTTATGCCCTAAAACCTCCCTTGCTAATGAATTAAATATACCTACAAAATCAGCATATTGGGGGGTTCCGACAATTTCCATATTTTTTAATTTGCTAATTTCTCCTTTACGCTTTCTTTTGATTATTTCCTTTTGGATGTCTATTTTTTCTTCATTTATGATTGAACCTAAAAAATCATTTATTGAATCTATTTCATCTTCAATTTCAGCAATTTTCAGTCTTTTTTTCTTATACCTATCAACAACATTTTGTTTTTTAAGCTGATTCAGCAAATTCTTCCGTTCTTCGTCAAGAGCAACAAGTGTCTGGTCCGTATCAACTAGCTGTTTATTCAACTCTTGAATTTGATTTGCAATAAATCCCTGTCTGTCTGACCATATTCGTTTATTGAAATCCATCAAATCAGCATAACTTTTAGCCAAAAAACTAGGGATTGCAACTTCTGCTTCTTTGTAGATCGCATTGATCTCATCTAAATCTACATAGTCAGTATCAGCAGTACGTGACAATTTATCAACATCGAACTGGGTATTGTATCTATGAACATTTAATTTAGAAATTTGTGAATCGTAATCTTTCACAACGGAGCGGCTAATCTTTTCATCTTCATCAAAAAAAGAAACACTACCTATGCTTTGTTCAATTTTATTTTTTTGCTTATGGAGTTCGCTGATCCTTGTTTTAGCATTTTCAACTTCAGGAGAATCATAGACTCCAGTATCTTTCAGTATCTTATTAGTTTTCTGGATCGCTTTTTCTCCTTGATCCAAATTTAATTTTTCCCGAAGCAGTTCTCCATCAAGCCCAACCAAATTTAGTAAAGCTGGCTTCCATGCAATTTCAACTTTTTCATTAAAAATATTGAATGTTTCAGCATAATCATCTTGTGTACGTATGGAGTAAGTCAGTAAAGAACGAAGTGACAGATCTTCCAAAGAATTCAGCTTTAAAATTCGTTTCAATATCTCCCGTGAATTTTCGCTTTTCCTGATAGCTAGTCCGATATTCTCATAAGGCCATTCTTCGATTTCCCTTCCATCAATAAGAACGTCCGTAGCAATAATTGATGCAACAGTTCTACTGGCGACCCCGCGTTTTACCGTGACATAAGTTCCATCTTTTAATTGTATTTCTATATAAAATGTATAATTGTCAAAAAAATTAGAGTTTTTCACAAAGACATGCTTTGAACTGACATCACCAAGTAAGGTAAAATTAATAACATCGAATAAAATTGTTTTACCCAAGTTATGAGAATCTGCGCCTTCTTCACCTTGTCGAGTGCAGGTTCCCATTACAATATTTACGCCTTTATGAAACCTTATTTCTTTAAATGGTCCGCCTTTAGCGTATACTCTGGACAGAATCATTTGGCTAACCTCAACATCTTTCGTTCAGAATCAAAATCAATAGTACCAATTAAGAATAAAAAATTTAAAGTACGTATTTCTAACAACCTCCAAGAATTTTTATATTTTTTCTTAAAATACAAGTCGACATCGCTCATGAACTCACCTTCGGGATTCATCCATTTGATCAAATGTGCACCACACACATATGGCGTCAATTCAAAATTGGAATATCTATTGGCAATAATCATTTCTCACCTATTGAACAGTTCCAGTACATGTGATGAAGAAAGGTTCTAATTTGTCTTCTTTTTCTACCTAATTCAGCTTGAAGGACGTTGAAGATTGTATCGTACGAATAAGCAAGAAAACTGTGAATGTTAGGGAATTTGTCAGAGCGTGCTAAATATTGTAATTGCAGATCCTCGGCAGTAGCATTGTACATTTCTGAGTATTCATTTGAGCGTGGGTCACGAAGAAAATTATCAATATCTTGAAAATATGGAAGGTCTTGCTGGAGGAGCATATGGAAGTATCGCTCGTCCATTTTATTTTTTCTATTTTTTTCGCCCATCTCATCAAAATTATACCCTGATCTTAGTTGAGGGATCGCTGGAACAACGTTCCTAAATGCAACAATTAACTCCTTTAAATCGTGAGGCATAACTTGTATTGGCTCAGGAAATTGAAAAATAGCCGCCCCGATTTGGGTGTTATTATTTCCTTCAATGTCCATATCGAATGTATTGCCACTAACTGGTGCAATCATCGAGTCGACTGACATGTCCCCAATTTTTGGAAGGTTATTTTCAGGCTTGTCCATCTAGCTATCCCATCTGTTTGTTATTGTTTCCTTTGATGGACATTTTTTTAGAAACTTTCGAGTTGATATTGCCACTATTTTTAAAGCTAATTTTAGTATGAATTTTTGCTGCTCCAAACCCTAATATAAAACTAACAATTGAAATAACTGCTGATGCCTTAGTTATTGATTCCCAAAACATAAATATCCTCTCATGGTGTATGAATTATAATTTACGTACTGACTTATCAAGTCCTTACTGATATGTACAGTTTAAATATCCTGCATAGGATAAGTAAATATTTAAATAGTGATGTATATAAACAATGAGGAGAAGTCATGTGTAGCGATTTAGATATTGGCAAAGATTTTTTCCACTTTTTTGCTATGTTTGAGTATGCTTTAAAAACTAATGGATTTTGTCAAACCAACAAAAACAAAATCATTACGGGCGCGGACTGGGAAGGGTTTGCAGCCGCTAATCCGCATCTTTTTGACAACAGGACAAATACTCATACTAAAGAAAGTGTAGACTATTTAATTAATCAGCCACCAAAAAAACAGGCGCTAAGTGAAAAAGGTATGATTAAATGGATAGATCCACCTTTATATAATGATGTGGGTGACCATATTAAAATTACACGTTATATTAGGCAGGTAAGAAATAATTTATTTCATGGCGGTAAATTTAAAGGCAATTATTTTTCAGCACAAGAAAGGAGCAGATACTTGATAAGTCACAGCACCATAATAATGCAGCACGTTATTGCGAATCATTCAGAAATGAATGCGGCATTTGAAGGTGCGGATAACTCTATTCGGTTTTGATAAATTAAATGTAGGCAGTGTCGCACAGACTGCCTATTCCCTCAAATAATATGGAAATTTGAAAAAAACTTCCTCCGGTGAGTACCAACACGAGTACCCCAATTTACACACAAATAAAAACCAACTATTCCATAACTATACACCACCAATTCGATAGCCCCCGCCTCCAGATAAAGCTCATAATTATAACATCTTATATGTTTTAGCTATTAAGAACAGATCAAACTGTCCCAATACTGTCCCATTTTTTTTAAATAGCCCCATTTCTAATGGCCCGCTTCCAGTTGGAAACGGACCTTTGTTTTAAGTTTATCCTGTCCTGAAATAGGTTTACCCAAAAGGCCCCATTTCAGGACAATTCATGCAAATAAAAAAGGGTTTACATCGTATTTGATGTAAACCCTTAATTTTAATTATTTCCGGACGGAACTGTAACGCCGCCTCTGCTATTTTATCTTCGAATAGTTTCTGCCACGTCAAGCAGTCGCTCTCTCACTGTGAACATATAGCGAGCCATCTTTCCACGATGGTCAGCGAACATGGAATCTTCTTTACCTCGCAAGACAACCATAGGGTTGAAGGTACAAATCTTGTTCATGGCCATCATAGCCTCTTCAAGGTTCTGAGTTCCACCCTTGTCCACATTAGTAATTTTCTCAGGATACAGTTCTCTCAGCACGGTGATTACATCACGAAGAACCAACGTCATGCCTTGCGCGAAATACACACGATCATCCAGCTCGGACCACGTTAGAGTCCCTCCCGGTGCGGAGAGCCAACCCAGCGGGACATCAATAAAGTTTTTGGAAAGGATGAAGGTCAACATCTCATAAATCTCGCTGGCCTTAATGTTTACAATAGCACGCACATCGTCCTTCTTCTTGTTGGTCACCTTCATACCAATCAATTTATCAGCGTATTTGTGAACGTTAGCCACGCCATCTTCATACGCTGAATTAGAAGACCTCTCAAAGAACCCCCATATACGAGGACCATAGGTAAAATCTCGCTCACGAGCTTCTTGCATCCACTTATTCTCAGGGTCCATAGAGCCATACTTTGCCATGGTAGTGGAGAAAAACTTCTGCAACAAAGTCGTAGCGGTGAGAACTCCAAGCTTACGATTGACCGCATTATCGAAATGAGATTTGGGAGTCACAAACAGATACTGAGGGGTCCACCCATCAGCCAGCTCGGTCTCCAAACGAGACACAATTGCCAACGCAAGTACCCTGCCCTTCAAAGTTTCAAGCTTTTCCTTGTCCGACTCAGAAGCATTTGGATTATTAAAAGCAGGATCAGCCTTAACTGCTACGATTTCCGAACGAACAGAGGGTGATATCTCAGGCCACTCAGTAGTGGAAAACATATAACCAATGCCCGAAACGGCCCACCAAATACCCCACAATACCAAGGGAATAAAGATAGCCAACACCTTACCACTAGTCGGAACCAACTTATGCAACTTCTGCATAACACTCATAATAACACCTTTTTTTATTTATTATTCATATGATCACTTTTTATTGAATCATGCTACCGAACCTGAATTCAAATCGCACAGATTGTGGTGAATGTAGATTTTATTTATCGCAAGAGCAATGCTTTTGAATTTAAGAAGTTTAGGCAATCCTAACGTACAATACCATATAAGAATTATGAATATATACCAAATCTGTTTTGTCTAGGGGGAATGGTAAATTATCTGTGCAACAACTCAAGCTTAATGCTGAACAAAGTTCAAGAAACACCGCATCATTCAGGATAGTTTTTTGTATCGGATTTTGATCGGTTGGTGGGGGATGTTGATAAATATAAACGATAACTGGGACTCCGCCTGTAGTTCTCGCAATTCGACGTGCGCACGTTGGTTGAATTAGCGGACCGGATTGATCTGGAAGGTATGTATGCAGTATTTCACCTTGCAGTCCTTGCGTATTCATGCAAGGTCATTTTTTGCGACACATTAAATCGTAATGGCAAGACTACAAGGTTAATTAAAATTTTATATTAAAACTTACAGGAGTACGTATATGACAAAAGCATCTGCACGTCATCTTTTGGTTAGTGATGAACAGACCTGTCTGGACCTGAAAAAACAAATTCAGGACGGCGCAGATTTTGGTGAATTAGCCAAAAAACACTCCAGCTGCCCTTCCGGTCAGCGCGGTGGCGATCTCGGTGAGTTCCGCCCCGGCCAGATGGTCCCGGAATTTGATACCGTTGTGTTCAATGAAGCCGTTGGTGAAGTTCATGGCCCCGTAAAAACACAGTTCGGTTACCACCTGCTGATCATCGATAGCCGCGAAGACTAAACAACTCTTCACCGCTATAATAAATAAAGCTCCGACTAAGTCGGGGCTTTATTCTGTCTTGAGTTAAATACTCTCTTCAGCAAAAATATCCTCTATCCACTCACAGGATATCCCGGTCCCAGCAGCATCTGCAGGAGCAGGTTCGCTTTGATGGCGAATTTAATTAGATCTGGATATTCTGCAAGGA harbors:
- a CDS encoding ABC-three component system protein, producing MDKPENNLPKIGDMSVDSMIAPVSGNTFDMDIEGNNNTQIGAAIFQFPEPIQVMPHDLKELIVAFRNVVPAIPQLRSGYNFDEMGEKNRKNKMDERYFHMLLQQDLPYFQDIDNFLRDPRSNEYSEMYNATAEDLQLQYLARSDKFPNIHSFLAYSYDTIFNVLQAELGRKRRQIRTFLHHMYWNCSIGEK
- a CDS encoding type II toxin-antitoxin system RelE/ParE family toxin, with protein sequence MKLTKVNWTKNAIKDLNSIRRYLAEQADVELMQSETKCIWDGCQRLKKGPESGRPGRVPRGC
- a CDS encoding peptidylprolyl isomerase, translated to MTKASARHLLVSDEQTCLDLKKQIQDGADFGELAKKHSSCPSGQRGGDLGEFRPGQMVPEFDTVVFNEAVGEVHGPVKTQFGYHLLIIDSRED
- a CDS encoding DUF2326 domain-containing protein: MILSRVYAKGGPFKEIRFHKGVNIVMGTCTRQGEEGADSHNLGKTILFDVINFTLLGDVSSKHVFVKNSNFFDNYTFYIEIQLKDGTYVTVKRGVASRTVASIIATDVLIDGREIEEWPYENIGLAIRKSENSREILKRILKLNSLEDLSLRSLLTYSIRTQDDYAETFNIFNEKVEIAWKPALLNLVGLDGELLREKLNLDQGEKAIQKTNKILKDTGVYDSPEVENAKTRISELHKQKNKIEQSIGSVSFFDEDEKISRSVVKDYDSQISKLNVHRYNTQFDVDKLSRTADTDYVDLDEINAIYKEAEVAIPSFLAKSYADLMDFNKRIWSDRQGFIANQIQELNKQLVDTDQTLVALDEERKNLLNQLKKQNVVDRYKKKRLKIAEIEDEIDSINDFLGSIINEEKIDIQKEIIKRKRKGEISKLKNMEIVGTPQYADFVGIFNSLAREVLGHKVKLIYNVNNKGNVHFDFEFQDGEGDKVMLERGTSYRKMLSIFFDIALILKYYTRNHIRFVAHDGVWDTMGDSLKEKHIKKIRELSAYSNCQFILTMLDDDIPRNYNRENYFKDNEIVLDLDDREDNTGLLFETLF
- a CDS encoding peptidylprolyl isomerase, yielding MTKASARHLLVSDEQTCLDLKKQIQDGADFSELAKKHSSCPSGQRGGELGEFRPGQMVPEFDTVVFNEAVGEVHGPVKTQFGYHLLITDSRED
- a CDS encoding CopG family ribbon-helix-helix protein; the encoded protein is MSTVTARVSDETASRLDALAKATNRNKPFLVANTLERFLEEQAWQIAQTVESLDQADRGEFTTASEVKKAFGKWELEVEAD
- a CDS encoding Fic family protein, with amino-acid sequence MRLHEHQGWPNFSWNAEKLISKLADVRHRQGVLLGKIGNLGFDLRNEAGLKTLTNDIVHSSAIEGELLNPEEVRSSIAQRLGIDIAGLKPAGRDVDGIVEMMLDATQRYAQPLTKDRLCDWHAALFPTGRSGIKRITVADWRPAEVGAMQVISGPMGREKVHFEAPNAGRLEDEMARFLEWFESEDDTDPVLRAGIAHLWFVTIHPFEDGNGRIARTIADMALARADGAAERYYSMSTQIEMKRKDYYSHLERQQRGTPEITKWLEWFLDCLKEALINAESTLSHVLHKAKLWERISQQSPINDRQRSVLERMLDESFKGYMNSSKYAKLAKCSTDTALRDIKDLKERGILVQNPGGGRSTSYRLSEG